The genomic DNA AATGCACACAGGAGAAAGGCCCTACTCATGTCTCGAGTGCCTGAAAAGCTTCAGCCGAAACTCTCACCTTATAAATCACCAGAGAGCCCACACTGGCGAGAGGCCTTTCAAATGCGTGCAGTGTGGAAAAGGCTTCAGTGATTTCTCAACGCTCGCCCAGCACCAGCGAACCCACACGGGCGAGAAGCCCTATGGCTGTTCCCAGTGCGGGAAGTGCTTCAAACAGAGCGCTCACGCCAAAAGACACCAGCGAGTCCACACAAGAGAAAAACCCTTACGTGTGCTGAATGTGGGAAGTGCTTCCAAAACAAGACACACCTCAAGCAGCTTCAAGAAACTTCACCTGAAGTAGAGAGCAGGACAGCATTTCCCTTGGGTCTATGAGCGTTGGTGCcttgttgtaaaaaaaaaaacaaaaaccaaccatatatatatatatattctgtgGTGTGattgaaagaaggaagaaaccaCCAAGGAGAGGAGAGGGTCTCTGTCACAGTACAAGTAGGTTGCTGATGAGGTGGGAGGGGGTGGCAGCATAGGGGCAGAAGTGGGAAAAAGCTTCCTGTCAGCAACAACAATTTATCCTGGGGATTGACGGAAGGGATGTTGTAACAAGAAATTGAGGGGAAGCTCAGCAAAGGAGGAATTTGGTGCTTAGAAATCTGGTTGTTGGGAGCACGGCCCTTGGAGAGATGAAAAGATCCCACTGTCTTACCAAGAAGGCAAAAATGACAAAGCAGGGTCTGGCAATGGGAGCTCACATTCAGGAAATGAGTCACCAAACTGCGGatgaaaagttcttttttttctctctggcaGCCTCTGTAGGTATTTTAGGAGCTCTGTTAAACCTGAGCAAAGATGTCCTAGTTTTCTGGTACATGTTGTAATATTCCAGCTCTTTGATGTGTTAAATGCCTTCCCCTATTAAATAGCAGCTCTGTTTCTCTTGTTCACCCCGTCCTTTCCTGTTCTATTTCCGTGTGCCCGGATTGTCCTTTCTACTGCTTCAGTGACAGAGCAGACGTGGCTGCGCCCATCATCATTCTCACTGGACATTAGGATGAAATCTCACTagcctaggaaaaaaagaaaaaaaaccaacagtgcTACTATTTGTTAAacacttttttgcttttctgagcaGGGACTGGTAACCACCTTCAGCAGTATTTTGTCTTATGCATCCTGAGAGCCTTATTGAACCCTGGAGACAACTGAAATAACCATGTATATGTAAATACATGGAGCTGATTTGTAGCTTTACTAGCAGCACTTAGAGGGCTGTGAATTTTACATGCTTGGGAGTCTTTTGGAGGCTTATGGCCAGTTCAGAGCCTTCTGCCTCGGAACAGAGTACAAGCAGGCAACTGGAAGGGAGTGGAGTATGGTGGTGACGGGAGGGAAACAGACCACAAACAGGGAGGCCCAAAAGGGAATGGACATGGAAATAGAACTGGAGGGGAACAGAGGATGTACAGAGGGCAATGGAACCCCTCATAGTAGGGGTTATACAGCTGGTTAGTTGTCCTCTTGCTGATGTGCTGCTTGTCTGCCATGACCAAACTCAAATGTGttaaataatgtctttttttttccttatttttgaaCTCCAGCACACACATCAGTTTGCCTGGTGCAGACTGTATCCAGGAGTTTGCAATtccaaatttcattttcaaatccCTTATTCTTTAAGGTTGAGGCAAACCTCCCCACTCTCCATCAGTCTCTAGAGGAGTTATCAGCATATGGTGTAGCAGGGGATGGGTCTCCTTCAGCTTGGGTTAGATCTGTGTGTGCACTATTAAAGGAGGAACTCTGATGGAGGCGTTGAGAGTACCACTTGCTCAGTGGAGAAGGGTGGAGACGTTGACATGGTTATCTGTGAAGTGATGGCATTCAAATAACATCCACAGTACTAGTTTGCTGAGTGTTTACGAAGCCTTCAATGGGAGCCTGGAAAACTTCCTTCTGTGTCTCCAGAATATGACTGGAAGTTCTGCTGCCTTGTTTTGTCTGCTTTGGATCTTACGTACTTAACCCAAAGTGTTGCTAAAGAGAATGGTAATATTTGCACTGGGACTATCTAATATCTGGGGCACTGAATAATTAAACTCAACACAGACTTCAAGCTGCCAGCATCTCTGGAAATATGATTTATTTACATTGGTACTGAGTCAGgtgaaatgtttctgtttataCCACCCTGAACAGAACAGAGAAATTGCCATCTTTTAGAGCTGTCATCAGCAACTGAGCTGTATGTTTGAGAAGCAAACATTGGATCACATGTATTTGTTCAGACAGGTTCTATATTTTTGGCCCAAAAGTCAAGTTATGCATTCTGCAGAAACTCATATGGCCAGCAGAAAAGCACAGGGACAACACGTGTTCATCTATCACCTAAAGTTAGCCTTTGTTCCCAGCTGAAACCTGGAAATAGCGTGATTTTTTTCAGcgctgtttatttttcctcagtgttCACAAATGTCTTGACTCTGTAATGGAAACCCTTCAGTGACCAAGGCTGTCCTGCAAGATTGTTCTCCTTTTCATCTTCTTAAAACTGTTGTTCTGCTGGGCAGCTATCAGATTTATTGCAAAATTGCTAACTAGGAAAATGAGAATGGATGAGGAAGTctcccccttctctccctccacaCAGTGTCCCAACTAAAACTGTGTTGCACTTACATTATGCTTTTGGCCTCACAAGGCTCACAGTGCCCAAACGTGCTCTCAAGTTTGACTGTGTGATGAATGGCACATGAAACTGGACAATGCTCTTCCAAAAGTGAGCAAGATTTGTAACAGCTTTTGCAATCAGGTGGCTTCTACCTGCTGCGTGTTTGGTaaggctggcaggagctgggtgAGTGGGGTATAGCTGAGTAGCACGTATTTGTAAAGTGTAATTGTAGTTCTAGGATGACCTGAGCTTTACAAAAGCCTTAAAGGTGGCACGGAGTGAAAAGAAGGGCTGATGAATTCACACCATGGAGTGTGTGGAGTCTTACTAAAATAGTGTCTTCGTGCTGCACAAGGTGTAGAGGTGGATGTGGACTATACAGTAATGCTACCCTGATCAGCCTGTACTCAACATTTTGCTTCTATTTATTCTGGGTTGGGAGGGGGGCGAGGGGTCTGCTACACAAAGTCTTCATTTCAATGCTTTGTAgttgtctgctgctgctgttcaccCAGCTCTCTTCTGGCTCGTGGCCCTACTTGTTTAGCCAGGTCCCAGCTCCTCCTAAGACTCAGGCAGCCTTGCTTTTCAGGTACTGCCTTCTCTGTGGGACCATGGAGGCAATCCACTGACCAGTGCACTGCTTGGCCTCTTCCCAGGTGTAGCGGGGCGTGTAGCCAAAATCCTTCTGCGCCTTTCTATAAGAGAAGGTGAATGGGGTGTTCAGTAGAGTGACCAGGTGGCGGTTGGTGGAGGGGATGTACCTGACAAAGGGCCTGAGCAAGAAGCTCACTATCTCCAGCAGGAGCGAGAAGTAATACAACATTGTCAGAGGCATGGGGAGCCGGGGCTCGATTCCAAACCCCAGGTCCTTGGTCAGCTCGTAATTTAAATCTGCGTAGCTCATATGAGGAGTGTCATCTGAGATGTAGTAGAACTGCCCCCTGATGTGCTGGGCTTTCTGTGGGACCTGCAGAGCTTTGGCTGCCTGCACATGTGCCCAGGCAATGTTCCCCACGTACACGGGGTTCACCAGAGCCTCTTTCCTGGAGAAGCGCAGGTAGACATTTTTGTTCAACAGACACTTATCCAGGTGGCCTAGAAGAAACGGGCATCCTTCTCCAAAAATGTACATGGATCTCAGGGCACAGGTCATCAGTGTGCCATGATCCTTTAACACTTGACCATCTGCTTTCAGCACAGAATCCTCTGCCAGCCTCTTACTCCGGGCATAAGGAGATTTTGATTCAGTCTTGTAAGCTGTATCTTCATCACCATTGAAAATTGGATCACCTTTACAGTTTGGGCCTGTCACTTCTATAGTACTGGTGTATATGAAGTGCTGGACATTACAGCGGACACaggcctccagcagcagccgaGTACCTTCAAAAGAGAAACATGCAAGTCAGTCTAGAGCTCTCCAAGCAGGAAAAAGTGGGCTTTTTAGTTCAGAAACAGCAT from Caloenas nicobarica isolate bCalNic1 chromosome 1, bCalNic1.hap1, whole genome shotgun sequence includes the following:
- the LOC136002658 gene encoding 3 beta-hydroxysteroid dehydrogenase/Delta 5-->4-isomerase-like; amino-acid sequence: MSLAGVSCLVTGAGGFLGQRIVRLLLEEEEALAEIRLLDKAFSNEALGKFGKFQGKTEVKILEGDIRDVMFLHRACQGVSLVIHTASIIDTLGLTEKQLLWEVNVTGTRLLLEACVRCNVQHFIYTSTIEVTGPNCKGDPIFNGDEDTAYKTESKSPYARSKRLAEDSVLKADGQVLKDHGTLMTCALRSMYIFGEGCPFLLGHLDKCLLNKNVYLRFSRKEALVNPVYVGNIAWAHVQAAKALQVPQKAQHIRGQFYYISDDTPHMSYADLNYELTKDLGFGIEPRLPMPLTMLYYFSLLLEIVSFLLRPFVRYIPSTNRHLVTLLNTPFTFSYRKAQKDFGYTPRYTWEEAKQCTGQWIASMVPQRRQYLKSKAA